The following nucleotide sequence is from Phycisphaerae bacterium.
CGGCAAGGCGCTGACGGTCCGCATCCTGGCGAACCTCTATGATGTGCGGACCAAGCTGGCCCGGGAGATCCTCGCGGAGCTGCGAAAACGGCATGGCGACGCGATGTTCAAGAGCTTTATCAACTTCAACACCAAGCTCAAGGAGAGCACCAGCCTGGGCCAACCGATCACCGAATACGACGCGGCGTCGAGCGGGTGTCGCGACTTCGTGCGCTTTGCGCGCGAATTGATTGCGCTGGAATCCTCGCCGGTCCTCTCCACGTCGGCGGCGATCCGGGACATGGTCGCCGAGCCGGTCTCCGTTTCCGCGCCGGCGATGTCCGTCGGGATTGCGTCCGGCGCACAGGAGGACATTCTGGCGCGGGCCGATGAGCTGGCGGCCAATGCGACGCGGCTTCTGGCGACGAGCCGGACACTTCTCGGCCCCTCGCCGGGAGAACAAAAAATGCGCGGGCCCGCCACGCCGCGCGAGACGGAACAGAAGATTGAGTTGATCTACGGCGCGCGGGCCGTGGATCATGGCGCGGTCTTCGTGGTCGCCGCAGCGGGTGCAAGGAACGTGCGGCTGGCGGGCTCATTCAACGATTGGAACCCGGAGCGGACGCCGATGTTTCCTGTCCGGGACGGGATCTTCCAGGCACGGCTTCCGCTTCCACCGGGCAAGTACAGCTATCGCTACGTGGTGGACGGCTACTGGCAGCGCGACCCGGCGAACGAGCGCTTTGAGGCGAACCCGTACGGGGAACTCAATAGCGTAGTGATCGTGCAATAGTCATAGCGCGTCACCAACAGTTCATAAATATAGTAACATCAGCATTTTACAATTGAGTTGAGGGCTGGACTTCAACATTGAATTGCCAGGATCGTGGCATTACAATTCATTGAACAAGCGCTTGTTTGGAGCTGGTTGATGTCTGGACTCGCCCTCGACAAGAAGGATCAGATTCATCGCGTTGCGTGCCGGCTCTTTCGGGAGCAGGGCTTTCACGGCGCGAGTGTCCGCGACATCGCTGAGGAAGTTGGCCTCGTTGGAGGCAGCCTGTACGCGCACATCGAGAGCAAGGATGACGTCTTGTGGGAGATTGTCGATGCCGCGGCGGATCGTTTTTTCGCGGCGCTGCGGCCGATCGTCGAGGCCAACCTTGCCATTGTTCAAAAGCTCCGCCAGGCGATCGTCGCGCACGTCGAAGTGATCGCGGGCGATCTGGATGCGGCGGCGGTGTACACGGTGGAGTGGCGGCACCTGGCTCCCGAACGGCGCAAGGTCTTTACGAAGCGGCGCGACGAATACGAGGCCCTGTTTCGCCGGCTGGTTCGCGAGGCGATGCAGCAGGGGTTCATTGCGACGGCCGACGAGGCGATGGCCACGCGATTCATCCTCTCGTCGCTGAATTACCTGTTTACCTGGTACAAGCCGGATGGCCGGATGACGCCGGACGAGGTGGGGCGGATGATGGCGGATTACATACTGGATGGGTTGAAGCGGAGGACGGCGTGACATGGTTGCAATGAACCCGAACCTCATGAATGACCGACCGGGTGATCCGGGGTATGAGGAGCATCTGGCGGCGTTCGAGGCGCGGATCGCGCAGGGCGACAAGGTGGAGCCCGGCGACTGGATGCCGCGGGACTATAGAGATCAACTGATACGCCTCATCCACGTCCACGCGAACAGCGAAATCTGCGGGGCGCTCCCGGAAGGGACGTGGATTCCGCACGCGCCGAGCCTGAAGCGCAAGCTGGCCCTCGTGGCGAAGGTGCAGGATGAGGTGGGGCACGGCCAACTCCTCTATCGTGCCGCCGAGACGCTGGGCAAGCCGCGCGAGGAGATGATCGATGAACTGATCTCCGGCAAGGCGAAATATTCCAACGTGTTTCACTATCCGGCGGAGACGTGGGCGGATGTCTGCGTGATCGCGTGGCTGATCGACGCGGCGGCGATTGTGAATCAGGCCATGATGGCCGAGGGGTCGTACGGGCCCTACGCCCGGGCACTGAAGCGCATCTGTTATGAAGAGGCGTTTCATCTGACGCACGGTTACGACATGTGCATCTCGCTGGCGACGGGTACGAAGCTCCAGCGGGAGATGCTCCAGGACGCGGTCAATCGCTGGTGGAAGCCGATCATGATGTTCCACGGGCCGGCGGATAAGGAATCGACGCACACGGCGCAGCTTATGCGCTGGAAGATCAAGCTCAAAACCAACGACGAGCAGCGGCAGGAGTTTCTGCGCAAGTACGTGCCGAAGATGATCAACCTGGGGATCAAGATCCCGGCGGAGTGGGAGATGCGCTACGACGAAAAGGCGCGGGCGTGGCGGTACAAGGAGCCGGATTGGGAAGAGTTCAAGACGGTCGTGCGGGGCAACGGACCGGTCAGCGCGAAGCGGCTGGAGACGCGGCGGCTGGCGCATGAGCATGGGCGGTGGATACGGGAGGCGCTGACGGCGGCCGCCGAAGGGCGACGCGTGCCGATGCCGGGAGTGAATTAAGAATGGCGAATAGCGAATAGCGAAATCAGAATAGGCGTGGCGTACGCACTCTTCTTTTCGCTATTCGCTATTCATAATTCGCTATTATCATGGATACCCAATGGCCGGTCTTTGAAGTCTTCCACCAGACGTCGCGCGGGGAGCCGCACGTGCACGTCGGGTCGATCCATGCGCCGGATGCGGAGACGGCGCTGATGCTGGCCAAGGAGCAGTTCGGCCGGCGGCAGGCGTGCGTGAATCTGTGGGTCGTGCCGGTGGAGGCCGTGGTCAGCACCGACTACGCGGACGCCGACCTGTTTCAGCCGGGGACGGACAAGAGCTATCGCGAGGCGTTCGGGTATGAGACGACGAAGCGGGCGAAAGCGGTAGGCGATGCTTCGGAGATTTGATTTTCAGATTTGAGATGAGCCATGGCAACGACGATTGAAAAACCGCAGCTTCGCGGCGAGACCAAGGCGGCCGTCGTCGATCTGCTTTATCGCCTCGCGGACGACGCGCTCTTCATCGGTCATCGCAATTCGGAGTGGACGGGGATCGGGCCGATTCTGGAGGAGGACATCGCGTTTTCGTCGATGGCGCAGGACAAGATGGGGCATGCGACGGTGCTGTACGGGATGCTGCACGAATTGGGCGAGGCCGAACCCAACGCGCTGGCATTCGGGCGGAAGGCCGAGCAGTATCGGTGCTCAAGCCTTGTGGTGCTGGAGTGTCTGGCGGAGGGCGGCGCGGCGGCGGAGCTTTCCAACAATCCGGTGCGCGATGAACTGCTTTCGCGGGGCGATTGGGCCGTCAGTCTCGTGCGGCAGTTTCTCTTTTCGGAGGCGGACGCCCTGCGCTGGGCGGCGCTGGAAGGCAGTGCGTACGAACCGCTCGCGCAGTTTGCCAAAAAACTGCGCGGCGAGATCAAGTATCACACCATGCACGGGCGGATCATGA
It contains:
- a CDS encoding AAA family ATPase, with amino-acid sequence MRIIAVANQKGGCGKTTIVINLAACLAREGQRTLAVDLDPQGHCALGLLVPEEQIEVNIADVLLADGAEGAPDMSRVTWQISSQFDLIPAKTDLSRLEQKLAGVEGREQRLARALESVRDKYDFVLIDTPPTIGFLTQSALAAAGEIVVPVDTGYFALHGLSKQLDTIRELREYTGKALTVRILANLYDVRTKLAREILAELRKRHGDAMFKSFINFNTKLKESTSLGQPITEYDAASSGCRDFVRFARELIALESSPVLSTSAAIRDMVAEPVSVSAPAMSVGIASGAQEDILARADELAANATRLLATSRTLLGPSPGEQKMRGPATPRETEQKIELIYGARAVDHGAVFVVAAAGARNVRLAGSFNDWNPERTPMFPVRDGIFQARLPLPPGKYSYRYVVDGYWQRDPANERFEANPYGELNSVVIVQ
- a CDS encoding 1,2-phenylacetyl-CoA epoxidase subunit B, producing MDTQWPVFEVFHQTSRGEPHVHVGSIHAPDAETALMLAKEQFGRRQACVNLWVVPVEAVVSTDYADADLFQPGTDKSYREAFGYETTKRAKAVGDASEI
- a CDS encoding TetR/AcrR family transcriptional regulator, whose product is MSGLALDKKDQIHRVACRLFREQGFHGASVRDIAEEVGLVGGSLYAHIESKDDVLWEIVDAAADRFFAALRPIVEANLAIVQKLRQAIVAHVEVIAGDLDAAAVYTVEWRHLAPERRKVFTKRRDEYEALFRRLVREAMQQGFIATADEAMATRFILSSLNYLFTWYKPDGRMTPDEVGRMMADYILDGLKRRTA
- the paaA gene encoding 1,2-phenylacetyl-CoA epoxidase subunit PaaA; this translates as MNPNLMNDRPGDPGYEEHLAAFEARIAQGDKVEPGDWMPRDYRDQLIRLIHVHANSEICGALPEGTWIPHAPSLKRKLALVAKVQDEVGHGQLLYRAAETLGKPREEMIDELISGKAKYSNVFHYPAETWADVCVIAWLIDAAAIVNQAMMAEGSYGPYARALKRICYEEAFHLTHGYDMCISLATGTKLQREMLQDAVNRWWKPIMMFHGPADKESTHTAQLMRWKIKLKTNDEQRQEFLRKYVPKMINLGIKIPAEWEMRYDEKARAWRYKEPDWEEFKTVVRGNGPVSAKRLETRRLAHEHGRWIREALTAAAEGRRVPMPGVN
- the paaC gene encoding 1,2-phenylacetyl-CoA epoxidase subunit PaaC, encoding MATTIEKPQLRGETKAAVVDLLYRLADDALFIGHRNSEWTGIGPILEEDIAFSSMAQDKMGHATVLYGMLHELGEAEPNALAFGRKAEQYRCSSLVVLECLAEGGAAAELSNNPVRDELLSRGDWAVSLVRQFLFSEADALRWAALEGSAYEPLAQFAKKLRGEIKYHTMHGRIMMEKLGRAAESKGRLQTSLDSLYPHALGLFEPTKHDAALTEAGICPREAELCKAWEAQVVAILERCGLKAPRNAKPVYGGRQGKHPPEMREVLDALQKVYRLDPAAQW